A window from Malania oleifera isolate guangnan ecotype guangnan chromosome 7, ASM2987363v1, whole genome shotgun sequence encodes these proteins:
- the LOC131159213 gene encoding F-box/kelch-repeat protein SKIP6, whose product MADQTSSSGDPLPPLLIPGLPNDVALQCIARVPLVHHPTLSAVSKSWRSLLRSPLLFATRSRLNCSRPFLFINIRVHRSSKWFALLQSSSTLSPLPPLPSAAVGSAVAVVGPKIFVIGGCVNDIPSPDVWIFDTISNRWDLGQRMRVGREFAAAGVVAGKVYVIGGCVVDSWARSANWAEVFDPDLGSWAGVPSPVEVKEKWMHASAVVGNRIFAMADRGGVTFDPVTAAWAAVSPGLDMGWRGRAAVVNGVLYCYDYLGRIRGYDVEKDVWMELRGVDKGLPKFLCGATMANVGGKLVVVWEDGKKGKEMEIACAEVEVRREGDGQLWGSIVWSSSVLSAPAGSSIIHCLAVEQ is encoded by the coding sequence ATGGCCGACCAAACCTCCAGCTCCGGCGACCCTCTGCCGCCCCTTCTCATCCCCGGTCTCCCAAACGATGTTGCTCTACAGTGCATCGCCCGCGTCCCCCTCGTCCACCATCCCACTCTCTCCGCCGTCTCCAAATCTTGGCGCTCCCTCCTCCGCTCCCCTCTCCTCTTCGCCACCCGCTCTCGCCTCAACTGCTCCCGGCCCTTCCTCTTTATCAACATCCGCGTCCATCGCTCCTCCAAGTGGTTCGCTCTTCTTCAAAGCTCATCTACCCTCTCCCCTCTCCCGCCCCTACCCTCCGCCGCTGTCGGCTCCGCCGTCGCCGTCGTGGGTCCGAAAATCTTCGTCATCGGCGGCTGCGTCAACGACATCCCTTCGCCGGACGTTTGGATCTTCGACACGATATCTAACAGATGGGATCTGGGTCAGCGGATGCGCGTCGGGAGGGAGTTCGCGGCCGCGGGCGTCGTTGCCGGGAAGGTGTACGTGATCGGCGGGTGCGTGGTGGACTCGTGGGCGCGGTCCGCGAATTGGGCGGAGGTGTTCGATCCGGATCTGGGTTCGTGGGCGGGCGTGCCGAGCCCCGTGGAGGTGAAGGAGAAGTGGATGCACGCGAGCGCGGTGGTGGGGAATAGGATATTCGCGATGGCGGATCGGGGCGGGGTGACGTTTGATCCGGTGACAGCGGCGTGGGCGGCGGTGTCCCCGGGGCTGGATATGGGGTGGAGAGGACGGGCTGCGGTGGTGAATGGGGTGTTGTATTGCTATGATTATTTGGGGAGGATTAGGGGATAtgatgtggagaaggatgtgtgGATGGAGTTGAGGGGGGTGGACAAGGGATTGCCGAAGTTCTTGTGCGGAGCAACAATGGCGAATGTTGGGGGCAAGTTGGTGGTGGTTTGGGAGGACGGGAAGAAAGGCAAGGAGATGGAGATTGCGTGTGCAGAAGTGGAGGTTCGGAGAGAGGGTGATGGGCAGTTGTGGGGATCAATTGTTTGGTCCAGCTCGGTTCTTTCTGCCCCAGCTGGGTCGTCGATTATACATTGCTTGGCAGTTGAACAGTGA